The following coding sequences are from one Enterococcus sp. 4G2_DIV0659 window:
- a CDS encoding ATP-dependent Clp protease ATP-binding subunit gives MDELFTESAKAVLAIAQEEAKYFRHQSVGSEHLLLALVLEPNGIAGKSLRQLNTDKNDIREEIEHLTGYGTVKSYPKGTYLPYSPRAKQIFAYAGDEAKRLGAPNIGTEHILLGLLRDEDILASRILLNLGLSLSKMRQLLMKKIGVTDPQMSGNVGRRRNSQAQKAAPKGTPTLDSLARDLTKLARENNLDPVVGRSQEVRRLIQILSRRTKNNPVLVGEPGVGKTAIAEGLAQKIVNGEVPEDMQEKRLMMLDMGALVAGTKYRGEFEDRLKKVIDEIYQDGQVILFIDELHTLIGAGGAEGAIDASNILKPALARGELQTIGATTLDEYQKYIEKDSALERRFARVQVDEPTPEEAEEILKGLRSRYEEHHGVEITDDALHAAVQLSVRYINSRQLPDKAIDLMDESAAKVRLDLADEPSEINELRLEIIRLIQEKEQAIQSQSFESAARLRQKEKKMARKLENILLLEQKEASGYANRVTEQDVANVVSQWTGVPLQQLEKKESDRLLELESILHHRVVGQDEAVQAVSRAIRRARSGLKDPNRPIGSFMFLGPTGVGKTELAKALAETMFGSEDSLVRVDMSEFMEKYSTSRLIGSPPGYVGYEEGGQLTEKIRQKPYSVILLDEVEKAHPDVFNILLQVLDDGHLTDSKGRKVDFRNTILIMTSNIGATAIREEKNVGFNVKDLTKDYDAMQKRIMEELKKAFRPEFLNRVDETVVFRSLDQEEIHKIVKIMSKSIVQRLKEQDVNVKITAAAIEVIGKVGFDPEYGARPIRRALQKEVEDRLSEALLSGQIHLGDKVTIGATKGKITLTVKSPEPDQVLQTI, from the coding sequence ATGGATGAATTATTTACAGAAAGTGCCAAAGCGGTATTAGCTATTGCACAAGAAGAAGCAAAATATTTTAGGCATCAATCTGTTGGTTCAGAACATTTATTGCTGGCTTTAGTTTTAGAGCCAAATGGAATCGCAGGGAAATCTTTACGCCAATTGAATACAGATAAAAATGATATTCGCGAAGAAATAGAACATCTAACAGGATATGGAACAGTTAAATCCTATCCTAAAGGCACTTATTTACCTTATTCTCCTCGTGCAAAACAAATTTTTGCTTATGCGGGTGATGAAGCGAAACGTTTAGGTGCGCCAAATATTGGCACAGAGCATATTTTATTGGGCTTATTAAGGGATGAAGATATACTGGCGTCGCGTATTTTATTGAATCTAGGGTTAAGTTTGTCAAAAATGCGTCAGTTATTAATGAAGAAAATTGGTGTTACTGATCCACAAATGAGCGGTAATGTTGGACGGAGACGTAATAGCCAAGCACAAAAAGCAGCACCTAAGGGAACACCCACATTAGATTCTTTGGCACGTGATTTAACAAAATTGGCTCGCGAAAATAATCTAGATCCTGTTGTTGGTCGCTCGCAAGAAGTGAGACGTTTGATCCAGATATTAAGTCGTCGGACCAAAAATAACCCAGTATTAGTTGGCGAACCTGGGGTTGGTAAAACAGCGATTGCTGAAGGTTTAGCACAAAAAATTGTCAATGGTGAAGTTCCAGAAGATATGCAGGAAAAACGATTGATGATGCTAGATATGGGTGCGTTAGTCGCTGGTACAAAATATCGTGGTGAATTTGAAGATCGATTGAAAAAAGTGATTGATGAAATTTATCAAGATGGACAAGTAATTTTATTTATTGATGAGTTGCATACCTTGATTGGTGCAGGCGGTGCAGAAGGAGCGATTGATGCATCGAATATTCTAAAACCGGCACTTGCTAGAGGCGAGTTGCAAACAATCGGTGCCACTACTTTGGATGAATACCAAAAATATATTGAAAAAGATTCTGCTTTGGAACGACGCTTTGCTCGTGTGCAAGTTGATGAACCAACACCAGAAGAAGCGGAAGAAATTTTAAAAGGTCTGCGTTCTCGTTATGAAGAGCATCATGGAGTAGAAATCACAGATGATGCCTTGCACGCAGCAGTTCAGCTATCCGTACGCTATATTAATTCTCGCCAATTACCGGATAAAGCAATTGATTTAATGGACGAGTCAGCAGCCAAAGTACGTTTAGACTTAGCCGATGAGCCTTCAGAAATTAATGAATTACGTTTGGAAATCATTCGTTTGATTCAAGAAAAAGAACAAGCTATTCAATCGCAATCGTTTGAAAGTGCAGCAAGATTACGTCAAAAAGAGAAAAAAATGGCTCGGAAATTAGAAAATATTCTATTATTAGAACAAAAAGAAGCGTCAGGCTATGCTAATCGTGTGACAGAACAAGATGTGGCTAATGTTGTTTCCCAATGGACAGGTGTGCCACTTCAACAGCTAGAGAAAAAAGAAAGTGATCGCCTTCTTGAATTGGAAAGTATTCTTCATCATAGAGTCGTTGGTCAAGACGAAGCAGTTCAAGCTGTCTCACGTGCGATTCGTAGAGCCCGTAGTGGGTTAAAAGATCCAAACAGACCAATTGGTTCATTTATGTTTTTAGGTCCAACTGGTGTAGGTAAGACGGAGCTAGCTAAAGCTTTGGCTGAAACAATGTTTGGCAGTGAAGACTCATTAGTTCGGGTAGATATGTCTGAGTTTATGGAGAAATACAGTACTAGCCGTTTGATTGGTTCCCCTCCTGGTTATGTTGGTTACGAAGAGGGCGGTCAGTTAACGGAGAAAATTCGTCAAAAACCATATTCTGTTATTTTACTGGATGAAGTAGAAAAAGCACATCCAGATGTCTTTAATATTCTATTACAAGTGTTAGATGATGGACATTTAACGGATTCTAAGGGACGTAAAGTTGATTTTAGAAATACAATTTTAATCATGACGTCAAATATCGGAGCAACAGCAATTCGTGAAGAGAAAAATGTTGGCTTCAATGTAAAAGATCTAACAAAAGATTATGATGCGATGCAAAAACGGATTATGGAAGAATTGAAAAAAGCATTTCGTCCAGAGTTCTTGAATCGAGTGGATGAAACAGTCGTTTTCCGCTCATTAGATCAAGAAGAAATCCATAAAATTGTCAAAATCATGAGCAAATCTATTGTTCAACGCTTGAAAGAACAAGATGTCAACGTAAAAATCACGGCAGCGGCTATTGAAGTGATTGGAAAAGTTGGTTTTGATCCAGAATATGGTGCACGTCCAATTCGTCGAGCTTTACAAAAAGAAGTAGAGGATCGTTTAAGTGAAGCATTACTTTCTGGTCAAATTCATCTTGGAGATAAGGTGACGATTGGCGCAACTAAAGGCAAAATAACATTGACTGTTAAATCACCGGAACCTGATCAAGTACTACAAACAATTTAA
- a CDS encoding CtsR family transcriptional regulator: protein MSNQNTSDLIEAYLKKILEESSKIEIRRAEMAHLFNCVPSQINYVINTRFTIQRGYSVESKRGGGGYIRIAKVQISDSDQLLKQMAQFTGNELSEKDALIFIQKLYEEDVITKREGNLMLSVLGKQILGKAGSNEDYLRAQLMHSFLERLSYEEE, encoded by the coding sequence ATGAGTAATCAAAATACTTCAGATTTAATAGAAGCATATTTAAAGAAGATTCTTGAAGAAAGTAGTAAAATCGAGATTCGTAGAGCTGAAATGGCTCATTTATTCAATTGTGTTCCTTCCCAGATTAACTATGTTATTAACACACGTTTTACCATTCAACGAGGCTATTCTGTTGAGAGCAAACGTGGAGGCGGCGGATATATTAGGATTGCTAAAGTCCAGATTTCTGACAGCGATCAACTATTAAAGCAAATGGCTCAGTTTACAGGCAATGAGCTTTCAGAAAAAGATGCACTGATTTTTATACAGAAGTTATATGAAGAAGATGTGATTACAAAAAGAGAAGGAAACTTAATGTTATCCGTTCTTGGAAAACAAATTTTAGGCAAAGCTGGATCAAATGAAGATTATTTACGTGCTCAATTGATGCATTCATTTTTAGAACGTTTGAGTTATGAGGAGGAATGA